A stretch of the Conger conger chromosome 3, fConCon1.1, whole genome shotgun sequence genome encodes the following:
- the LOC133124114 gene encoding magnesium transporter protein 1-like, translating to MFLKVLYGFLFVLVLYGIPSNGQKKKEAVLSDKVAQMMDWASRRAVIRMNGEKFRRFVRAPPRNYSMVVMFTALQPHRQCGVCRQADEEYQILANSWRYSSAFTNRIFFATVDFDEGSDVFQMLNMNSAPSFIHFPPKGKSKPADTYELQVRGFAAEQIARWIADRTDVHIRVIRPPNYAGPLMLGFLLAVVGGLVYLRRDNLEFLYNKNAWGFGALCIVLIMTSGQMWNHIRGPPYAHKNPGTGQVSYIHSSSQAQFVAETHIVLLFNAAVTLGMVLLHEAATSDMDIGKRKIMCVAGISLVVLFFSWLLSIFRAKYHGYPYSFLMS from the exons atgtttctgaaagTTTTGTATGGGTTTTTATTTGTTCTAGTACTTTATGGAATTCCTTCAAATGgacagaagaagaaggag GCCGTGCTCTCCGATAAAGTGGCACAGATGATGGACTGGGCCAGCAGGCGGGCAGTGATCCGGATGAACGGTGAAAAGTTCCGCCGCTTCGTGAGGGCTCCCCCGCGTAACTACTCCATGGTGGTGATGTTCACTGCActgcagcctcacagacagTGTGGAGTGTGCAG GCAAGCTGATGAAGAATATCAAATCCTGGCTAATTCCTGGCGCTACTCTAGTGCGTTCACCAACAGGATCTTCTTTGCCACTGTGGATTTTGACGAAGGCTCTGACGTCTTTCAGATG CTGAACATGAACTCGGCCCCGTCGTTCATCCACTTCCCGCCGAAGGGGAAATCCAAGCCGGCCGACACGTACGAGCTCCAGGTCCGAGGCTTTGCGGCGGAACAGATCGCCCGGTGGATTGCAGACAGGACCGACGTCCAC ATTCGGGTAATCCGACCGCCAAACTATGCTGGGCCACTGATGCTGGGCTTCCTCCTGGCTGTGGTAGGGGGGCTGGTGTACCTACGGAGAGACAACCTGGAGTTCCTGTACAACAAGAATGCCTGGGGCTTCGGTGCACTG tgcattgtCCTGATCATGACTTCAGGGCAGATGTGGAACCACATCCGTGGGCCTCCGTACGCCCACAAGAACCCCGGTACTGGACAAGTG AGTTACATCCACAGCAGCAGCCAGGCCCAGTTTGTGGCAGAAACGCACATAGTTCTCCTGTTCA ATGCGGCCGTCACCCTCGGGATGGTGCTGCTGCATGAGGCAGCCACATCTGACATGGACATCGGGAAGAGaaaaa TCATGTGTGTGGCTGGAATAAGCCTGGTGGTCCTCTTCTTCAGTTGGCTGCTGTCCATCTTTAGAGCCAAATACCATGGGTATCCATACAG TTTCCTGATGAGTTAA